The following proteins are co-located in the Malus sylvestris chromosome 13, drMalSylv7.2, whole genome shotgun sequence genome:
- the LOC126594803 gene encoding uncharacterized protein LOC126594803: MDHFEDEHANEIQFEEEEVDGKTQRGRGPSIPNWKEQPCSFDAFGKCISENSSAFSKHVAVEVRDYRNIPLVRDWRMIKEDHKEAFWNRIKETIIFQEEDMTKMPMIHHMALHTAEHAHKEYINKFKKKTLY, translated from the exons ATGGATCATTTTGAAGATGAGCATGCTAATGAAATCCAATTCGAAGAGGAAGAAGTCGATG GAAAAACTCAACGAGGACGGGGACCCTCAATTCCTAACTGGAAGGAACAACCTTGTTCTTTTGATGCGTTTGGAAAATGCATTAGTGAAAATTCTAGTGCTTTTTCAAAACATGTAGCGGTGGAGGTTAGAGATTATAGAAATATTCCGTTGGTGAGAGATTGGCGTATGATCAAGGAAGATCACAAGGAAGCTTTCTGGAatagaataaag GAAACTATTATTTTTCAAGAAGAGGATATGACGAAAATGCCAATGATCCATCACATGGCACTTCATACTGCGGAGCATGCGCATAAAGAgtatataaataaatttaaaaaaaaaacattatactGA